Proteins found in one Quercus robur chromosome 2, dhQueRobu3.1, whole genome shotgun sequence genomic segment:
- the LOC126706113 gene encoding UPF0481 protein At3g47200-like — MNSASGRIQHEANSLITNQNEQLVIDIETMLETSDECRLYRVPYHLRKWNAEAYTPHAISVGPYHHNKEKFQKMEKHKVRYFKSFMQRDENEINLKNLETTIRKMEDIIRHCYVDTVQLERDDFVKMIMFDATFILELFLKYKLEEWTKDDPMILEPWLDSMVMRELLLLENQLPFFVIKKIYHLAIPSYSNLDSLSLIQLTFHYFEHWNIHKKAPEGEIKHFTDLLRFFALPPHNNLPQRNPEEVFPKYSATQLREAGVKFEVVPNKCVLDLSFKEGVLEFPLLEFVDFTEARVRNIMALEQCYDTKDRYITDFYIILDYLIDTTKDVDLLVEKGIIVNSLGDSNAVAFMINNLNKGIFGINTNSDLCRLCEELNAFCEKPWHRWKALLKHQYFSTPWRVASTIAAIILLVLTLIQTVCSIIQIVPIV, encoded by the coding sequence ATGAATTCAGCGAGTGGGAGAATTCAGCATGAAGCAAATTCTTTAATAACAAATCAAAATGAACAGTTGGTAATTGACATCGAAACAATGTTGGAAACGTCGGATGAGTGCCGTCTCTACAGAGTTCCGTATCACCTTCGCAAATGGAATGCAGAAGCCTACACTCCTCACGCTATTTCAGTTGGTCCTTATCatcacaacaaagaaaaatttcaaaaaatggaaaagCATAAAGTAAGATATTTCAAGAGCTTCATGCAACGGGATGAGAATGAGATCAACTTGAAGAATTTAGAAACCACTATAAGGAAGATGGAAGATATCATTCGACATTGCTATGTAGACACTGTTCAGCTTGAAAGAGatgattttgtgaaaatgatcaTGTTTGATGCGACCTTCATTCTTGAGCTTTTCTTGAAATATAAGTTGGAAGAATGGACAAAAGACGATCCTATGATTTTGGAACCGTGGCTTGATTCTATGGTGATGCGTGAGTTGCTATTACTTGAAAATCAGCTTCCATTCTTtgttattaagaaaatataccACCTCGCCATACCCTCTTACTCAAACTTAGACTCCCTTTCTTTAATCCAGCTCACCTTTCACTACTTTGAGCACTGGAACATTCATAAGAAAGCCCCCGAAGGGGAAATTAAACACTTCACTGATTTGCTTAGATTCTTTGCACTACCTCCACACAACAACCTGCCACAGAGAAACCCTGAAGAGGTTTTTCCTAAGTATTCTGCTACACAACTGCGTGAGGCAGGAGTAAAATTTGAGGTGGTTCCAAACAAATGCGTGCTGGACCTAAGTTTCAAGGAAGGGGTGTTGGAATTTCCACTATTGGAATTCGTCGATTTTACGGAAGCTCGTGTTCGAAATATTATGGCATTAGAGCAATGTTATGATACAAAGGACAGGTACATTACAGATTTCTATATAATATTGGATTATCTTATCGATACTACCAAAGATGTGGATTTACTTGTGGAGAAGGGAATCATTGTTAATAGCCTAGGAGACAGTAATGCAGTGGCATTTATGATTAACAATCTTAACAAAGGAATCTTTGGGATCAATACGAACTCAGATTTATGCCGTCTCTGTGAAGAGTTGAATGCGTTCTGTGAGAAACCTTGGCACAGATGGAAGGCATTATTAAAACATCAATATTTTAGCACTCCTTGGAGAGTGGCTTCTACCATTGCTGCTATTATTCTATTGGTGCTCACTTTAATACAAACCGTATGCTCTATCATCCAAATAGTTCCTATTGTTTGA